The following proteins are encoded in a genomic region of Bradyrhizobium sp. SK17:
- a CDS encoding DUF2161 domain-containing phosphodiesterase, whose product METALYLPVKRFLEKLGFTVKGEIGGCDLVALSADDPPVVVVGELKLAFNLELILQAVDRAGAADEVWIAAKVSARGKGRESDARYRNLCRRLGFGMLGVTDRGDVEVLVPPPTAAPRRNPKKRSRLITEHRKRKGDPAMGGSTRAPIMTAYRQQALACACAMSDGPRRLRDLRVEIPDAGKILQHNVYGWFDRAERGIYVLTDAGRAALKRWPQQPITTSGAEAAP is encoded by the coding sequence TTGGAAACCGCGCTTTATCTGCCCGTCAAACGCTTCCTCGAAAAGCTCGGCTTCACGGTGAAGGGCGAGATCGGTGGCTGTGACCTCGTGGCGCTCAGCGCCGACGATCCGCCCGTCGTCGTGGTCGGAGAGCTCAAGCTCGCCTTCAATCTCGAACTGATCTTGCAGGCGGTCGACCGCGCCGGCGCTGCCGACGAGGTGTGGATCGCGGCCAAGGTTTCAGCCCGCGGCAAGGGTCGCGAGAGCGACGCGCGCTATCGCAATCTGTGCCGGCGGCTCGGCTTCGGCATGCTCGGCGTCACCGACCGCGGCGACGTCGAGGTGCTGGTGCCGCCGCCGACTGCGGCACCGCGTCGCAATCCGAAGAAGCGCTCGCGGCTGATCACCGAGCATCGCAAGCGCAAGGGCGATCCCGCGATGGGCGGCTCGACACGGGCGCCGATCATGACCGCCTATCGCCAGCAGGCGCTGGCCTGCGCCTGTGCGATGTCGGATGGGCCCCGGCGGCTCCGCGACCTGCGTGTCGAGATTCCGGACGCCGGCAAGATCCTGCAGCATAATGTCTATGGCTGGTTCGATCGCGCCGAGCGGGGCATCTATGTGCTGACCGATGCCGGTCGCGCCGCGCTCAAGCGCTGGCCGCAGCAGCCGATCACTACGTCAGGGGCGGAAGCCGCCCCGTAA
- a CDS encoding cobalamin-binding protein: MRDFPPRRIVCLTEETVETLYLLGEQDRIVGVSGYAVRPPQVRREKPRVSAFISADIPKILALDPDLVLAFSDLQADIVADLVRAGIAVHVFNQRDVAGILAMIRTLAAMVGAADRGEQLAAGYEQRLAAIGATPRPAPRPKVYFEEWDDPLISGIGWVSELIEIAGGADALPHLRAHKAARDRIVSAEAVREAMPDVILASWCGKKVVPDRIRRRDGWNDVPAVRNDRIVEIKSPIILQPGPAALTDGLDAIVKALWGMLGRFHPVIASQRVARTRAR, encoded by the coding sequence ATGCGTGACTTCCCTCCCCGCCGGATCGTCTGCCTGACCGAAGAGACGGTCGAGACGCTGTACCTGCTCGGCGAGCAGGACCGCATCGTCGGCGTCTCCGGCTACGCCGTGCGGCCGCCGCAGGTCCGCCGCGAGAAGCCGCGGGTGTCTGCGTTCATCTCCGCCGACATTCCGAAGATCTTGGCGCTCGACCCCGATCTGGTGCTCGCCTTCTCCGACCTGCAAGCCGACATCGTCGCCGATCTCGTGCGCGCCGGCATCGCTGTCCATGTCTTCAACCAGCGTGACGTCGCCGGCATCCTCGCGATGATCCGCACCCTGGCTGCGATGGTGGGCGCAGCCGATCGCGGCGAACAGCTCGCTGCGGGCTACGAACAACGGCTGGCCGCGATCGGGGCAACACCGCGGCCGGCGCCGCGGCCAAAAGTCTATTTCGAGGAATGGGACGATCCTCTGATCAGCGGCATCGGCTGGGTGTCCGAGCTGATCGAGATCGCCGGCGGCGCGGACGCGCTGCCGCATCTGCGCGCACACAAGGCCGCCCGGGATCGCATCGTCTCGGCTGAAGCCGTCCGCGAGGCGATGCCCGACGTGATCCTGGCCTCCTGGTGCGGCAAGAAGGTGGTGCCCGACCGCATCCGCAGGCGTGACGGCTGGAATGACGTTCCGGCCGTGCGCAACGACCGCATCGTCGAGATCAAGTCGCCGATCATCCTCCAGCCCGGCCCCGCCGCGCTGACCGATGGGCTCGATGCGATCGTGAAGGCGTTGTGGGGAATGCTAGGTAGGTTTCACCCCGTCATTGCGAGCCAACGGGTCGCGCGAACGCGCGCCCGATGA
- a CDS encoding putative quinol monooxygenase, translating into MIVVTGSVTARPGSFDEVRRLSLEHVHHSRTEPGCISHAVHVDCENPLRLVFFEQWADRAALAAHFAVPASRDFVRSLQSLAAAATTIELYDAHKIERL; encoded by the coding sequence ATGATCGTCGTCACCGGCAGCGTCACCGCCCGCCCCGGCAGCTTTGACGAGGTACGGCGATTGAGCCTTGAGCATGTCCATCACTCGCGCACCGAGCCCGGATGCATCTCGCACGCGGTGCATGTCGACTGCGAGAATCCGCTCAGGCTGGTGTTTTTCGAGCAATGGGCCGACCGCGCCGCGCTGGCAGCGCATTTTGCGGTCCCCGCGTCGCGCGACTTTGTCCGCTCGCTGCAATCCCTGGCGGCCGCCGCGACCACGATCGAACTTTATGACGCTCACAAAATTGAGAGACTCTAG
- a CDS encoding PaaI family thioesterase, with translation MTPLEKIQSMKMPFAELKGVTFTEASQDRVVAKMLVRPDLCTLRNTIHGGAVMAFADSVGAAATVINLPEDAKGTTTLESKTNFIGGAKEGSTVIATATPVHRGRRTQVWQTRLETEDGKLVAVITQTQLVL, from the coding sequence ATGACGCCGCTCGAAAAGATCCAGTCGATGAAGATGCCGTTTGCGGAACTGAAGGGCGTCACCTTCACCGAGGCCAGTCAGGATCGCGTGGTCGCAAAGATGCTGGTGCGGCCGGACCTCTGCACCCTCCGCAACACGATCCACGGAGGCGCTGTGATGGCCTTCGCGGACTCGGTCGGCGCTGCCGCCACCGTGATCAACCTGCCGGAGGACGCCAAGGGCACCACGACGCTGGAGAGCAAGACCAACTTCATCGGTGGAGCCAAGGAGGGGAGTACCGTGATCGCGACGGCCACACCGGTTCATCGGGGCCGGCGGACCCAGGTCTGGCAGACCCGGTTGGAGACGGAAGACGGCAAGCTCGTTGCGGTGATCACCCAGACCCAACTCGTATTATGA
- a CDS encoding PLP-dependent aminotransferase family protein, protein MRKIPTNLRKPSAGKADLPLDLADPHVTPGAASQQRLYQALCRAIVGGLVKPGEPLPPSRALARQTGFRRNAVTTAYERLIADGFAVATTGSGTFVAARIPAQATAPRRARIEIEPPQHNALSLGCTHIDERALQRFRAFAGRRLRAFGSEHLHYGDPRGSSELRAAIADHLLSARGLRCDPDQIMLASGTLHALRIVLGAILKPGDQVWCEDPGYPAARRAIEHCGYRLVSVPVDGSGMRIDKGRASASQARAAYVTPSHQFPLGVQMSMPRRLELLDWARDAGAFVFEDDYDSEFRYDGAPLLSLAGIDHLRRVIYMGTFAKTLFPGLRIGYCALPEALIGPVTAARAALDRFPGTLMEGAVADMLNSGAFAANLRKSRKLYREARDVLASTLQNASEGELTVPVPSQGLHLVARLDPATDPLIAAQAKANAGVGGWLLAETYHRARPLPGFVLGFSGHPVPQLVASAEQLAKTTLTALRATHKQSTKPRRARRITAT, encoded by the coding sequence ATGCGAAAAATTCCGACCAATTTGCGCAAGCCTTCGGCCGGCAAGGCCGACTTGCCGCTCGACCTCGCCGACCCCCACGTGACGCCGGGCGCGGCCTCGCAGCAGCGGCTGTATCAGGCGCTGTGCCGCGCGATCGTCGGCGGCCTGGTCAAGCCGGGCGAGCCGCTGCCGCCGTCGCGTGCGCTGGCCAGGCAGACCGGCTTCCGCCGCAACGCCGTCACCACGGCCTATGAGCGGCTGATCGCCGACGGCTTCGCGGTGGCGACCACGGGCTCCGGCACCTTCGTCGCCGCGCGCATCCCGGCGCAGGCCACCGCGCCCCGACGTGCGAGGATCGAGATCGAGCCGCCGCAGCACAATGCGCTGTCGCTCGGCTGCACCCATATCGACGAGCGCGCATTGCAGCGCTTCCGCGCCTTCGCCGGCAGGAGGCTGCGCGCCTTCGGCTCCGAACACCTGCACTATGGCGATCCACGCGGCAGCAGCGAACTGCGCGCCGCGATAGCGGATCATTTGCTGTCGGCACGCGGGCTGCGCTGCGACCCCGACCAGATCATGCTGGCGTCGGGCACACTGCACGCACTGCGCATCGTATTAGGGGCGATCCTCAAGCCCGGCGATCAGGTCTGGTGCGAGGATCCCGGCTATCCGGCAGCGCGGCGCGCGATCGAGCATTGCGGCTATCGCCTGGTGTCGGTGCCCGTCGATGGCTCCGGCATGCGCATCGACAAGGGGCGCGCATCCGCGTCGCAGGCCCGCGCCGCCTACGTCACGCCGTCGCATCAATTTCCGCTCGGCGTGCAGATGTCGATGCCGCGCCGGCTCGAGCTGCTGGACTGGGCCCGGGATGCCGGCGCCTTCGTGTTCGAGGACGATTACGACAGCGAGTTCCGCTATGACGGTGCGCCGCTGCTGTCGCTCGCCGGCATCGATCATCTGCGCCGCGTGATCTACATGGGCACGTTTGCGAAGACGCTGTTCCCGGGACTTCGGATCGGTTACTGCGCCTTGCCTGAAGCACTGATCGGACCGGTGACGGCGGCGCGCGCCGCGCTTGATCGCTTTCCTGGTACTCTGATGGAAGGCGCGGTCGCCGACATGCTGAACTCCGGCGCTTTCGCCGCGAACTTACGCAAATCGCGCAAGCTTTATCGCGAGGCGCGCGATGTCCTGGCATCGACGCTTCAGAATGCATCCGAGGGCGAGCTTACGGTTCCCGTGCCGTCGCAAGGCCTGCATCTCGTGGCGCGGCTCGATCCCGCAACCGATCCGCTGATCGCGGCGCAGGCGAAGGCTAACGCCGGCGTCGGCGGCTGGCTGCTTGCCGAGACCTATCATCGCGCGCGTCCATTGCCGGGTTTCGTGCTGGGATTTTCCGGTCATCCGGTTCCGCAACTCGTCGCGTCGGCGGAACAATTGGCGAAGACAACGCTGACCGCATTGCGCGCGACGCACAAGCAATCCACGAAGCCGCGGCGCGCTAGGAGAATCACGGCCACCTGA
- a CDS encoding DUF6719 family protein, giving the protein MPRIALVALVSAAAFVAMTYSASAQQALMREGDIVDLRVGQRVLIDDGSCPAGQIKQVVGSKLSQNGVVRTHSCVPRLAKK; this is encoded by the coding sequence ATGCCGCGCATCGCATTGGTGGCGCTGGTCAGCGCCGCAGCATTCGTCGCGATGACCTACTCCGCCTCCGCGCAGCAGGCCTTGATGCGCGAAGGCGACATCGTCGACCTCAGGGTCGGTCAGCGCGTCCTCATCGACGACGGCTCGTGTCCGGCCGGGCAGATCAAGCAGGTCGTCGGCTCCAAGCTGAGCCAGAACGGCGTGGTGCGCACACATAGCTGCGTGCCACGGCTCGCCAAAAAATAA
- a CDS encoding GrlR family regulatory protein has protein sequence MIRNGLYHITVEFLDGVSGGNQGVMVLRDGQMRGGDSFFFAYGSYTAADGKWKGEVTNQEHSPTYGARPVWERKVVTIGFTGTYTDETAEGDGMALAGKQSIRFRSKLRLLVAD, from the coding sequence ATGATCCGGAACGGGCTCTACCACATCACTGTCGAATTCCTCGACGGCGTCTCTGGCGGAAACCAGGGCGTGATGGTGCTGCGTGACGGTCAGATGCGGGGCGGCGACTCGTTCTTCTTTGCCTATGGCAGCTACACGGCGGCCGACGGCAAGTGGAAGGGCGAGGTCACCAACCAGGAGCACTCGCCCACCTATGGCGCGCGCCCGGTATGGGAACGCAAGGTGGTCACCATCGGCTTCACCGGAACTTATACCGATGAGACCGCCGAAGGCGACGGCATGGCACTCGCCGGCAAGCAGAGCATTCGCTTCAGGTCAAAGCTGCGGCTGCTGGTTGCCGACTAA
- a CDS encoding GNAT family N-acetyltransferase: MNHDSTSSTSARGTVRTLSQQEELPLLRDHLLRLDRTSRHDRFHGFIDDSFIRRYAERCANDGTVIIAYFEDGVVRGAAELHPPEQSPDAQPEIAFSVERSARRKGVGSTLFRKLITEAHAKGYGSLRITTGAQNDAMRALATKFGAQLTFRHGESTGSIDLTEQHQPEPAPPIAPVTPVEAARAIVDMNRAYWRMVMQMSGWGRAA; the protein is encoded by the coding sequence ATGAACCACGATTCCACCAGTTCGACCTCTGCCCGGGGTACCGTGCGGACGTTGAGCCAGCAGGAGGAGCTTCCCCTGCTGCGCGATCATCTGCTGAGACTGGATCGAACCAGCCGTCATGATCGTTTTCATGGCTTCATCGACGACAGTTTTATCCGCCGCTATGCTGAGCGCTGCGCCAACGACGGCACCGTCATCATCGCCTATTTCGAGGATGGCGTGGTCCGCGGCGCGGCCGAGCTGCACCCGCCGGAGCAGTCACCGGATGCGCAGCCCGAGATCGCTTTCAGCGTCGAGCGGTCGGCACGGCGCAAAGGCGTCGGCAGCACGCTGTTCCGCAAGCTGATCACCGAGGCGCATGCCAAGGGCTACGGCAGCCTGCGCATCACCACCGGCGCGCAGAACGATGCGATGCGGGCACTTGCCACCAAGTTCGGTGCGCAGCTGACCTTCCGTCACGGTGAGTCGACCGGGAGCATCGACCTGACCGAGCAGCACCAGCCTGAGCCGGCACCGCCGATCGCTCCGGTGACGCCGGTCGAGGCTGCACGCGCGATCGTCGACATGAACCGCGCCTATTGGCGAATGGTGATGCAGATGTCCGGCTGGGGCCGAGCAGCCTGA
- a CDS encoding ArgE/DapE family deacylase — MTAETQQRILAAVDEGFDAQLATTQAFVAIPSTRGAEGPCQDMIGDLLRERGYEVDDWHINLDELKDLRGFGPIEHDFSKARTVVGTYRPATNAGKSLILQGHCDVVPTGPLEMWETPPFSPVIKDGKMYGRGACDMKSGTIAALYALDAIKKAGLKPTARIHFQSVIEEESTGVGALSTLQRGYRADACFIPEPTNGTMIRSQVGVIWFRLKVRGFPVHVFEAGAGSNAIMAAYHLVHALEKLEIAWNERARADKHFKDVNHPINFNPGIIKGGDWASSVPAWCDVDCRIAVLPGWSIAECQKEILACVSAAARDHRFLSNNPPQVEWSGFLSEGYELVNSEAPEAAFAKAHQAVYGGAVEDRAFTALTDTRFYGLNYDIPSLCFGASGAAMHGFNEYVELDSLRQSTKATALFIAEWCGVEKA; from the coding sequence ATGACTGCCGAGACGCAACAACGAATCCTTGCCGCCGTTGACGAAGGATTCGATGCGCAGCTTGCGACGACGCAGGCCTTTGTCGCGATCCCCTCGACTCGCGGCGCCGAGGGGCCATGCCAGGACATGATCGGCGATTTGCTGCGCGAGCGTGGCTATGAGGTCGACGACTGGCACATCAATCTCGACGAGTTGAAGGACCTGCGCGGCTTCGGCCCGATCGAGCATGATTTCTCGAAAGCCCGTACGGTGGTCGGCACCTACCGCCCGGCGACCAATGCCGGCAAATCGCTGATCCTGCAGGGTCACTGCGACGTGGTGCCGACCGGCCCGCTCGAGATGTGGGAGACGCCGCCGTTCTCGCCGGTGATCAAGGACGGCAAGATGTATGGCCGCGGTGCATGCGACATGAAGTCCGGCACCATCGCCGCGCTCTACGCGCTGGATGCGATCAAGAAGGCCGGGCTGAAGCCGACGGCGCGGATCCACTTCCAGTCCGTGATCGAGGAGGAGAGCACCGGCGTCGGCGCGCTCTCGACCTTGCAGCGCGGCTATCGCGCCGATGCCTGCTTCATCCCGGAGCCGACCAACGGCACGATGATCCGCTCGCAGGTCGGCGTGATCTGGTTCCGCCTGAAGGTGCGCGGCTTCCCGGTGCATGTGTTCGAGGCCGGTGCCGGCTCGAACGCGATCATGGCGGCATATCATCTGGTGCATGCGCTGGAGAAGCTCGAGATCGCCTGGAACGAGCGCGCCAGGGCCGACAAGCATTTCAAGGACGTCAATCATCCGATCAACTTCAACCCCGGCATCATCAAGGGTGGCGACTGGGCTTCCAGCGTGCCGGCCTGGTGCGACGTCGACTGCCGCATCGCGGTGCTGCCGGGCTGGTCGATCGCCGAGTGCCAGAAGGAGATTCTGGCCTGCGTGTCGGCGGCTGCCCGCGACCACCGCTTCCTCTCCAACAATCCGCCGCAGGTGGAATGGTCGGGCTTCCTGTCGGAAGGCTACGAGCTGGTGAACTCCGAGGCGCCGGAAGCCGCCTTCGCCAAGGCGCACCAGGCGGTCTATGGCGGGGCGGTGGAGGACCGCGCCTTCACCGCACTGACCGACACACGGTTCTACGGCTTGAACTACGACATCCCGAGCCTGTGCTTCGGCGCCAGCGGCGCGGCGATGCACGGCTTCAACGAGTATGTCGAGCTGGACTCGCTACGGCAGTCGACCAAGGCAACCGCGCTGTTCATCGCGGAATGGTGCGGGGTGGAGAAGGCGTAG
- a CDS encoding pyridoxamine 5'-phosphate oxidase family protein, with protein sequence MTEGASTPSYPLSSRNRVKRRHDRGFYDQATVHKILDASMLCHVSYVIDGQPYCTPTFFWREGTRLYWHGSSASRMLENQSEGQRVCLTVAHLDSLVLARCGFNHSADYRAVMAFGSAYLVTDPAEKERAVVAMVDRFFPERTAGLRASNKQEIKATSFIAMEIEEASAKVRAKGVADDDEDYELPIYAERIPVRTVLGAPEPCPRLLDGVTRPKTLDGYSEGRLLEDALRDAYFAQYPAE encoded by the coding sequence GTGACCGAAGGTGCATCCACTCCGTCCTATCCGCTGTCATCTCGTAACAGGGTGAAGCGCCGCCATGACCGCGGCTTCTACGACCAGGCCACCGTGCACAAGATCCTGGATGCCTCGATGCTGTGCCACGTCTCCTACGTGATCGACGGCCAGCCCTATTGCACGCCGACCTTCTTCTGGCGCGAGGGTACCAGGCTCTACTGGCACGGCTCGAGCGCGAGCCGGATGCTGGAGAACCAGTCGGAGGGGCAGCGGGTGTGCCTGACTGTCGCCCATCTCGACAGCCTGGTGCTGGCGCGCTGCGGCTTCAACCACTCGGCCGACTATCGCGCGGTGATGGCGTTCGGCTCCGCCTATCTCGTGACCGACCCCGCAGAGAAGGAGCGTGCCGTCGTCGCGATGGTCGATCGCTTTTTTCCCGAGCGCACCGCGGGCCTGCGCGCCAGCAACAAGCAGGAGATCAAGGCGACCTCGTTCATCGCGATGGAGATCGAGGAGGCCTCGGCCAAGGTGCGCGCCAAGGGCGTCGCCGACGACGATGAGGATTACGAGTTGCCGATCTATGCCGAGCGCATTCCGGTGCGCACCGTGCTTGGCGCGCCCGAGCCGTGTCCGCGGCTGCTCGACGGCGTGACTCGGCCGAAGACGCTCGATGGCTATTCCGAAGGCCGTCTGCTCGAAGATGCATTGCGGGATGCCTATTTTGCGCAATACCCGGCCGAGTGA